One genomic window of bacterium includes the following:
- a CDS encoding aspartate kinase, which produces MSVLVQKYGGQCVATPALIKQVARKVIEARRAGYSVLVVMSAMGNSTNDLISFAHEVSTKPSPRELDMLITVGERISISLLSMAISDLGFDSISFTGSQSGIITTGQHNRARIVDVRPGRIVDSLKQGKIVIVAGFQGVSQQKEITTLGRGGSDLTAVVLAKALAAQRCELRKGVPGVMSADPNVVPDARLLDVLSAEKLLELSCAGASVVHRRAAQFVCRERLPVLICSGISEGRGTRIVSENKMKKRADSAAASGECPEATSLDSVVSCGPVCSISVDFIGDGALEIASLFEELSKRDVMLDMVSDSSSGRKHCLRFVVSEEDLLALEGALKQDEFTNALKWDVVCDLAEVSVVGSGFLSEAAILGSIHRALAQAGVVAIRTTVSALRVSLLIARDKEKVAVGAIHELIQQG; this is translated from the coding sequence TTGAGCGTCCTCGTCCAGAAATACGGCGGCCAGTGCGTCGCAACCCCCGCTCTGATTAAGCAGGTTGCCCGCAAGGTCATCGAGGCGCGGCGCGCGGGCTATTCCGTGCTAGTGGTAATGTCGGCAATGGGCAACTCCACCAACGACCTCATCTCGTTTGCACACGAGGTCAGCACAAAACCTTCCCCAAGGGAGCTTGACATGCTCATTACTGTTGGCGAGCGGATATCTATCTCGCTCCTGTCGATGGCGATCTCTGACCTTGGGTTCGATTCGATCTCGTTCACAGGCTCGCAGTCTGGGATCATCACGACCGGTCAGCACAATCGAGCGAGAATTGTTGACGTTCGGCCCGGAAGGATTGTTGACTCGCTAAAGCAAGGTAAGATCGTCATCGTGGCCGGTTTTCAGGGGGTCTCTCAGCAAAAGGAGATAACCACGCTGGGCCGTGGCGGCTCCGATTTGACGGCGGTCGTCTTGGCAAAGGCCCTCGCAGCCCAAAGGTGCGAGCTCAGGAAAGGCGTGCCGGGGGTAATGAGCGCCGATCCCAACGTCGTCCCGGACGCAAGATTGCTTGACGTGCTGAGTGCGGAGAAGCTCCTCGAGCTTTCTTGCGCCGGCGCCTCGGTCGTGCATCGGCGTGCAGCGCAGTTTGTGTGTCGCGAAAGGCTCCCTGTCCTGATATGCTCAGGGATAAGTGAAGGACGTGGAACGAGGATTGTGAGTGAGAATAAGATGAAAAAACGAGCAGATAGCGCGGCTGCGTCGGGCGAGTGTCCCGAGGCCACAAGCCTCGATTCGGTGGTCTCGTGCGGCCCCGTTTGCAGCATTAGTGTGGATTTCATTGGCGACGGTGCCCTTGAAATCGCCTCGTTGTTTGAGGAGCTTTCAAAACGTGATGTCATGTTGGACATGGTGTCGGATAGCTCATCGGGTCGTAAGCATTGTCTGAGGTTCGTCGTCTCAGAGGAAGACCTTCTCGCCCTCGAGGGCGCCCTCAAGCAAGATGAGTTCACAAACGCTCTCAAGTGGGATGTGGTTTGCGACCTGGCGGAGGTTAGCGTTGTCGGGAGCGGTTTCCTGTCCGAGGCGGCCATACTTGGAAGCATTCATCGCGCGCTAGCACAGGCCGGCGTTGTTGCTATTCGGACAACTGTCTCTGCGCTGCGCGTCTCGCTCCTGATCGCAAGGGACAAAGAAAAGGTCGCGGTTGGTGCGATTCACGAGCTGATACAACAGGGATAG
- a CDS encoding endonuclease NucS domain-containing protein, which yields MFDTQAMRKALSEVRAIEGQVPQNAVLKSIVESKEEVLLHYGPVFRPENIGSLERETFLEFLTFRGNRHWSGLQRMQKFLCKDMDRLRKGLATLLDETRPLKDRLDELLPSNKPPYVKGLGKAILTAILLVAYPDKYGVFNGTSQGAMQRLQIWPDFERGASFSSKYMVLNPMMQRIARELNVDLWTLDALWWGVLLPSIRDEHDVGDRISPASDQGQAFGMEAHLHEFLRDNWDNIALGKEWQLYEEDGDLAGFEYSCEIGYIDLLAKRRSGNGWLVIELKRAQTSDATVGQILRYMGWVKERMAGPGEKVEGLIIAHEFDKKLHYALKSTQDIQLMRYEVHFKLSPVGS from the coding sequence ATGTTTGACACACAGGCGATGAGGAAGGCGCTTTCAGAAGTCAGAGCAATAGAGGGCCAGGTGCCACAGAATGCAGTCCTGAAGAGTATCGTTGAGAGCAAAGAGGAAGTGCTGTTGCATTACGGACCAGTATTTCGCCCAGAGAATATCGGGTCGCTAGAGAGGGAGACTTTCCTGGAGTTCCTGACATTTCGAGGTAACAGACATTGGAGCGGACTTCAGCGCATGCAGAAGTTCCTTTGCAAGGATATGGACCGGCTGCGCAAAGGTCTCGCGACCCTACTTGATGAGACGAGGCCCTTGAAGGACCGCCTCGATGAATTGCTGCCGTCTAACAAGCCGCCGTATGTGAAAGGTTTGGGGAAGGCCATTCTCACAGCCATTCTGTTGGTCGCTTATCCTGACAAATATGGCGTTTTCAATGGTACCTCTCAAGGCGCCATGCAGCGACTTCAGATATGGCCGGATTTCGAGCGAGGCGCTTCGTTCTCGAGCAAATATATGGTTCTGAACCCGATGATGCAACGTATAGCACGAGAACTCAACGTTGACCTGTGGACCCTTGATGCCCTGTGGTGGGGTGTGCTTTTGCCTAGCATCCGGGATGAACATGACGTTGGAGACCGGATATCTCCCGCAAGTGACCAGGGCCAGGCTTTTGGTATGGAAGCACATTTACATGAATTCCTGAGGGACAATTGGGACAACATTGCGTTGGGTAAAGAATGGCAGCTGTACGAGGAAGATGGCGACCTGGCTGGTTTCGAGTACAGCTGTGAAATAGGTTACATTGATCTTCTGGCAAAGCGCAGGTCTGGAAATGGATGGCTGGTCATCGAACTCAAACGAGCACAGACGTCGGACGCTACTGTTGGACAGATTCTACGGTATATGGGTTGGGTGAAAGAGAGAATGGCCGGCCCTGGCGAGAAAGTAGAGGGGCTCATCATTGCCCACGAATTTGACAAGAAGCTGCACTACGCGTTGAAATCCACCCAGGATATCCAGCTTATGCGATATGAAGTGCATTTCAAGCTATCACCGGTCGGCAGCTAG
- a CDS encoding alanine--glyoxylate aminotransferase family protein: protein MKFRKLFIPGPTEVRKDVLERMAWPMIGHRGADFAEFFTSLTEKLRRLLNAKDHVFVSTSASTGVMEGAILNCVEKRCLNVTCGAFGERWHEITKACGHEADILPSEGWGKANRVEKVDKALASGKYDAVTMQVNETSTGIMNDYRAFAEMMKKYPDVMFLVDAVSAMAAVDINVDELGMDVCLAGVQKAFAVPPGITVFSVSEKAMEKSKRAARKGYYFDFEVFKKYLDKGQTPTTPAISQLYALDYKMDQIFEEGLENRYQRHVKMAEYARAWAKDRFDTFAEEGYESVTLTIVRNSRAIAVADLAKFLEEKYALQMANGYGKLKEKTFRIGHMGDLTLDEVKELLSRIDEYLGIKAG from the coding sequence ATGAAGTTTAGAAAGCTGTTTATTCCGGGGCCGACAGAGGTTCGAAAGGACGTTCTGGAGCGTATGGCTTGGCCCATGATCGGCCATCGCGGAGCTGATTTTGCGGAGTTTTTCACCAGCCTCACGGAGAAATTGAGGCGGCTTCTCAACGCGAAGGACCACGTTTTTGTGTCCACGTCCGCCTCGACAGGCGTCATGGAAGGGGCGATCCTCAACTGCGTCGAGAAGCGGTGTTTGAACGTTACTTGCGGTGCATTCGGGGAGCGTTGGCACGAGATAACTAAGGCCTGTGGGCACGAGGCGGACATCCTTCCGTCGGAGGGGTGGGGCAAGGCCAATCGGGTCGAGAAGGTTGACAAAGCATTGGCCTCAGGCAAATACGATGCCGTAACGATGCAGGTGAACGAGACGAGCACCGGCATCATGAATGACTACCGCGCCTTTGCGGAGATGATGAAGAAGTATCCGGACGTGATGTTCTTGGTCGATGCCGTAAGCGCGATGGCGGCTGTTGACATAAACGTGGACGAGCTCGGGATGGACGTCTGCCTTGCTGGCGTGCAGAAGGCGTTTGCGGTGCCGCCCGGCATCACGGTCTTCTCTGTTTCAGAGAAGGCGATGGAGAAGTCCAAGAGGGCTGCGCGTAAGGGCTATTACTTTGATTTCGAGGTCTTCAAGAAGTATCTTGACAAGGGCCAAACGCCAACAACGCCAGCGATAAGCCAGCTTTATGCTCTCGACTACAAGATGGACCAGATATTCGAGGAGGGCCTCGAGAACAGATACCAGCGCCACGTCAAGATGGCGGAATACGCGAGGGCATGGGCCAAAGACCGCTTCGACACGTTCGCCGAGGAAGGCTACGAGTCGGTAACGCTGACGATTGTCAGGAACTCTCGGGCGATCGCTGTTGCTGATCTTGCGAAGTTCCTCGAGGAGAAGTATGCGCTGCAAATGGCGAACGGATATGGCAAGTTGAAGGAGAAGACGTTCAGGATCGGCCACATGGGGGACCTGACGCTCGACGAGGTCAAGGAGCTTTTGAGCAGGATCGACGAGTATCTGGGGATAAAGGCGGGCTGA
- a CDS encoding hydroxyacid dehydrogenase, with the protein MTRVLICDPVAEEAVEKMRQGGLTVDVKTGMAPEELVATVGAYDAMVVRSATKVTKAVIDAGKRLKIIARGGVGLDNIDLEAANAAGKKVINTPAASSVSVAELAMAHMLAISRFIPQANASMTADRWDKKKFEGVELYRKTLGVLGIGKIGQEVAKRGLAFEMTVIAYDPFVTQEMLGDLQVRMVSMDELLAKSDYITLHMPHSKATHYLLAEQEFAKMKDGVRIVNCARGGVLKESALLAALKSGKVAFAALDVFESEPVKGNEFTSLPNVSLTPHIGASTVDGQFRVGMEVAERLLELLA; encoded by the coding sequence ATGACGCGTGTCCTGATTTGCGACCCTGTGGCAGAAGAGGCAGTAGAGAAGATGCGGCAAGGCGGCCTGACAGTTGATGTCAAGACCGGCATGGCGCCAGAGGAGCTCGTTGCGACAGTAGGCGCCTATGACGCCATGGTCGTTCGCAGTGCCACAAAAGTTACTAAAGCAGTCATCGATGCGGGCAAGAGACTGAAGATCATCGCTCGCGGCGGTGTGGGACTTGACAACATTGACCTCGAGGCCGCCAATGCGGCGGGCAAGAAGGTGATCAACACTCCGGCCGCGAGCTCCGTCTCTGTGGCCGAGTTGGCGATGGCGCACATGCTCGCCATCTCGAGGTTCATCCCACAGGCGAACGCATCGATGACGGCGGACCGTTGGGATAAGAAGAAGTTCGAGGGCGTGGAGCTCTACAGAAAAACGCTCGGTGTGCTTGGAATCGGCAAAATTGGACAGGAAGTAGCGAAACGTGGCCTTGCGTTCGAGATGACAGTGATCGCCTACGACCCATTTGTAACGCAGGAGATGTTGGGCGACCTTCAGGTCAGAATGGTTAGCATGGACGAGCTGCTCGCCAAGTCCGACTACATCACACTGCACATGCCCCACAGCAAGGCAACGCACTACCTGTTAGCCGAGCAAGAGTTCGCAAAAATGAAGGATGGTGTGCGCATCGTCAACTGCGCCCGGGGCGGCGTCCTGAAAGAGTCCGCGCTGCTTGCTGCCCTCAAGAGCGGAAAGGTCGCGTTTGCGGCCCTGGATGTCTTCGAGAGCGAACCTGTCAAGGGCAACGAGTTTACTTCACTGCCAAACGTTTCGCTAACGCCGCACATAGGCGCCTCGACTGTGGATGGTCAGTTCCGAGTGGGGATGGAGGTTGCCGAGAGGCTGCTGGAGTTGCTGGCCTAA
- a CDS encoding cytidine/deoxycytidylate deaminase family protein: MKKRIPWDQYFMRIARLMAERSTCLRRHVGAVIVRDKRILATGYNGAPSGLKHCEEVGCLREKLKVPSGTMHELCRGLHAEQNAIIQAAMFGVSIKGAALYCTNAPCVICAKMLINAGMNKRICYQDGYPDKLALEMLQEAGVELVHIPYNEAEDGESDKNKDE, from the coding sequence CTGAAGAAGCGAATCCCCTGGGACCAGTATTTCATGCGAATAGCCCGCCTCATGGCAGAGCGCTCAACCTGCCTGCGGAGGCACGTCGGCGCGGTCATCGTCCGCGACAAGCGCATTCTTGCGACAGGCTACAACGGCGCACCATCAGGCCTGAAGCACTGCGAAGAGGTTGGCTGCCTCCGCGAGAAGCTGAAGGTCCCGTCCGGCACGATGCACGAGCTGTGTAGGGGCCTTCACGCAGAGCAGAACGCCATCATTCAGGCCGCGATGTTTGGTGTATCCATCAAGGGCGCGGCTCTCTACTGCACCAACGCTCCTTGCGTGATCTGCGCCAAGATGTTAATAAATGCTGGCATGAACAAGCGTATATGCTATCAGGATGGCTATCCTGACAAGCTGGCGCTCGAGATGCTCCAGGAAGCAGGTGTGGAGCTCGTCCACATCCCTTACAACGAGGCAGAAGATGGTGAGAGCGATAAGAACAAGGATGAATAG
- the bamD gene encoding outer membrane protein assembly factor BamD, giving the protein MVRAIRTRMNSPHQKRRGDSACALVMLLAAALLTISCASTQEVVLGDDEMFHLASRKLEMSEQAGLIWGITHSKEQSQALELFNELLDRYPESPHAKKAQMLLADTLFADKKHEEAEAEYTSFLRFYPSDVEAQKAQFRLLLTFERRTRTYDRDQSFTHKTLEFCRQYRRNYPGGQFTQHVAVIEREARAMLGMHEFYVGRLYFRRHKYAAATSRLEGVLRDYSDTEAAPRALLYLAKTDLKLKRRDEARQKLRKLIDNYPGSQCINRARRLSKALAP; this is encoded by the coding sequence ATGGTGAGAGCGATAAGAACAAGGATGAATAGCCCGCATCAGAAGAGGCGAGGCGACTCCGCGTGCGCTCTCGTGATGTTGCTCGCGGCCGCGCTGCTCACAATATCTTGCGCCTCGACCCAGGAGGTGGTGCTCGGCGACGACGAGATGTTTCACCTTGCGAGCAGGAAGCTTGAGATGAGCGAGCAGGCGGGTCTCATTTGGGGCATCACTCACTCGAAGGAGCAGAGTCAGGCGTTGGAACTGTTCAACGAGTTGCTCGATAGGTACCCTGAAAGCCCGCACGCTAAGAAAGCCCAGATGCTGCTGGCCGACACGCTGTTTGCAGACAAGAAACACGAGGAGGCCGAGGCGGAGTACACGTCGTTTCTTCGCTTCTACCCATCGGACGTGGAGGCCCAGAAGGCTCAGTTTCGGCTGCTGTTGACGTTCGAGCGCCGGACCAGAACCTATGATCGAGACCAGTCGTTCACGCACAAGACGCTCGAGTTCTGCCGGCAATACCGGCGGAATTATCCGGGCGGGCAGTTCACGCAACATGTCGCGGTTATAGAACGTGAGGCGAGAGCGATGCTCGGCATGCACGAGTTCTACGTTGGACGCCTTTACTTCCGAAGACACAAATATGCTGCTGCCACATCACGGCTCGAAGGCGTCCTCAGAGATTACTCGGATACCGAGGCGGCCCCCAGGGCGCTGTTGTATCTCGCGAAGACCGACCTTAAGCTGAAGAGGCGCGACGAGGCCAGACAGAAGCTCCGGAAACTGATTGACAATTACCCCGGCTCTCAGTGTATCAACAGGGCCAGGAGGCTTTCGAAAGCTCTCGCGCCATAG